The nucleotide sequence GGCGGTTTTCAAAAGTAGCTTCGACTTCCTGGTTCTGCTCTCTGACATGGATCTTCGGATGTAAAGTCGGCAGCAGGACCCGATGGTCCAGGGCATCAACGGTTTTCTGCAACTGATCGCGAAGTGCGATGAAGTCAAATACATAGCCGTTTTCATCCAGAGGTCCGGTCAGCTCGGCCGCGACACGCCAGTTGTGGCCGTGCAGCCGCTCACAGATGTTGCCGTTAAAGGTGATAAAGTGTGCTGCACTGAAAACCAGATGATCTTTGGTGACTCGCACCTGGTACCGGGCAAATTTATTCATGTTGAAACTTTAAATTCAGGTACTGATGAAATTGTGGAGGAATCTTTTCTCTTATTGTACCGGGGGCAGGGGCAGGAATAAAACCATCCCGCATTGCGACAAACAGTGTTGCCACAATCAGATCTGCTGTTGTGCCGGGGTTTCGCTGGTTCCCCTGTGCACGCAACCAGGAATCAAATTCCTCGAGATGGTTTGTTCGCACTGCTGACTGCAGGACAGCCCGGGCACGACGCGATGCTTCTTCCGCTTGATCTCGACCCAGCTTTCTGGCAATTAATGTATCAGGAAAGTCAGCCATC is from Gimesia maris and encodes:
- a CDS encoding 6-pyruvoyl trahydropterin synthase family protein, producing MNKFARYQVRVTKDHLVFSAAHFITFNGNICERLHGHNWRVAAELTGPLDENGYVFDFIALRDQLQKTVDALDHRVLLPTLHPKIHVREQNQEVEATFENRRWVFPREDCILLPVENTTAELIAHWIGQQLLTVIGSNAANQIESVQIEVEENFGQWAICKLPVA